TTGCTCGTAAACGATATTTCGCTTCCTTTTTTTCCTTTGGATTACCTACAAGCTTGGACGAGTCCGTTTGTAATTGATTGAGGAAATATTTTGTCGTTTGAGATCTGCTAAAATTATTTAAGTCATTAAGAACCTTCGCAGTCAATACTTCAGGATAATGAGTGCTTTGATACTTCCAAATGCTTTCAAATTCGGCTCTTAAATCTGAAGGGTAAAACTTAGGAATGGTTGTTTTTCCGTTTTCAATTAGTTGGACCACATATTCTCCAGGGCTTAAATTGTGATCATATAACTGCTTTGCAATTCCCATTGAATCAATAGCAGCACCTTCTTCTTCATTCTTAGCTTTCCGACTGCTTTTGTATCCTCTCTTTTTGTTGATCATAAGAAGAACTCGAGCAAATTCCTCTAATTCAATTCGATCTTCAGCTGCCTTTGCTCTCAATCTAAGTGTTTCGAATGTAGAATTCTTAGTAGCTTCAAAGAGGGCGGTTATATCGGTAATAAGGCCATTTTCTTTTAATATCGCTACTAAATTTTCTCTTCGCAGTTTGTAGCGTTGCAAATTTCGGCGCATACCTCTCATTTGGGTCCGCCTAGCATTAAGAGAAAGTGCCATACCTTTTTCAAAGTCCTTAATTGGCTCCTTAGAAGTAGAAATATTTCCTAAGGCATCTTTTTTCACCATATTGTCGCCATAAGGCACAACTCGAACTCCAAGCTTTACAATTTTTGATAATCCTTTTGGATCATTGTTTTCAGCTTCATTTACAAATGCCCAGCCAATGCTGCCAGAGCCAATATCAAGTCCAAGAATTTTTTTCATGTGATAATATTTAGGTTAAGGTATAGGGTAAAAGGAGCTTTAATCTTATTTAAAAATAGTAATTGATGCTTGTTTTTTGGAATTCCCAAAGTGTTCAATTGCGACTTGGACTCAATTTTTTAAATCAAAATTTGTATGTTTGAAGTCAATTTGAAGCTAATCACAATAAAGATTATTCTGTTGTGAAAACATCTAAAGCGGCCCTAGGGTCGCTTTTTTTAGTTTGAATCAAGAGGATTTTGGCATTGAATTTTTTCTTTCAATGAATCTGTACTATTGTAGCTTCCATCTTCCAATTTGCGATGTAGCATTCTATGGCAATTGGAACAAACTAGGGCCAAGTCTTCAGCTTTGGTGATCCTTTCACCATCCGCAATGTGTTTTTTATGATGACATTCAATAAAATTGGCCCCGATTGGTCCATAAAATTCCAAAAAGTCAAAAGAGCAACATTCGCATTGCAATTTCCCATGTTTCTTAAGTGTTTGTTCTTTTAGTTTTTGAACTATCGACGCATCACGTCGACTTAATTCTAATTGAATATGCTCTTTAATAATTCTGTCCCCTTCTACTACACCAAAATCTTCTAAGGCTTCGGGGGTAATCCTTAAGTCCTCATCGGACTTTATACATAGATGATCACTAAATAGTCGCCAGAGATCTTCCTGCGTTTGTGCTTGATCCCACCCTCTGTCATTTTCAAGATTGATTATTGGATTTGTTAGTCCCCGATTAGGCTTAAAAAAATTGTAGTAACCTGGATTCGAAATGGCGTAAATTGGATTTGCTTTTGCAATTAATTGAACTTCTCTACACCATCTATGATCAGGCCTATCTGGATCTTCTATTACCTTTTCCGAAATAGGACTAACCAGATGTGTTAGGTGAACTAGATAATTCTTACGGCCATTAATTTTATTAGGCTTTTGAAACAAAACAATAATGTCACCAACATTTGGAGTACGAGCACTACCTCCTTTAGCACTAGGCCAGTTTAATAGAAATGGTTTCTTGCAATCTACCTCTTCATAAGCCCAATCATTTCCTTGATTTCGTTTGACATTTTTAATCCAAACTATGTTTTTAGCATTATACATGTATTAGGTTTTTTTATTGAGTTTAAAGCAAATTAAATCAGGAATTTAGGGTTTTATGAGCTGGTAATTGAGGTAGAAGCTGTAAAATGGGGGTTTTTCCTGTTTTTTAATGTACACCCAGGAAATCTTGGAAAAAACTAGCCTTATTTGATGAATAGATTTAGACCTCTATGGTTCTTATAAATTTTAGACTTGATTTAGAACAGAAAATACTTCAATGCACGCAAGCTTTCTGTTCAAATTATTCCGATCTCAAGCATAATGGAATCCAGCCTGATTTTACAAAGGACTATGTACAGGCCCTTGGTACGCTCATGGAATCCTTTCGACTGGAGTATTGTCCCAGTACTAAAAATGCCGAATGGCTCTATGATTTTGTTGCTTATTCCTTAGATGAAC
The Croceimicrobium hydrocarbonivorans genome window above contains:
- a CDS encoding HNH endonuclease; amino-acid sequence: MYNAKNIVWIKNVKRNQGNDWAYEEVDCKKPFLLNWPSAKGGSARTPNVGDIIVLFQKPNKINGRKNYLVHLTHLVSPISEKVIEDPDRPDHRWCREVQLIAKANPIYAISNPGYYNFFKPNRGLTNPIINLENDRGWDQAQTQEDLWRLFSDHLCIKSDEDLRITPEALEDFGVVEGDRIIKEHIQLELSRRDASIVQKLKEQTLKKHGKLQCECCSFDFLEFYGPIGANFIECHHKKHIADGERITKAEDLALVCSNCHRMLHRKLEDGSYNSTDSLKEKIQCQNPLDSN